Proteins encoded within one genomic window of Saccharopolyspora pogona:
- a CDS encoding DEDD exonuclease domain-containing protein, giving the protein MSAHPQLSFDELLTTEEVPLHEVTFVVVDLETTGGDRDGDAVTEIGAVKVRGGEVLGEFATLVNPDRGIPPSIVSITGITEAMVVDAPRFDAVLPAFLEFCRGSVLVAHNAPFDIGFLRANCDRLGLRWPKPQVVDTVRLSRRVLTRDETPNHKLGTLARVLNARTVPVHRALDDARATVDVLHALLERVGPLGVRTLEDLLGHLPDVTPQQRRKRGLADGLPNSPGVYLFRGPKDEVLYVGTATDLRRRVRQYFTAGERRSRIKEMVTISERVDHVVCAHPLEAEVRELRLLAAHQPRYNRRSKFPQRAWWVVLTDEPFPRLSVVRIPKPDALGPFSSRQAAADAVEALQSATTVRRCAERISAREPSGRPCALYELERCGAPCAGRQSAEEYEPAVISIRDVIRGRSADLLDRLRDELDRLSAAQRFEDAAVHRDQLATLVRSLDRGHRLAALTSVPELVAARPDGRGGWHLSVIRHGRLAAAGTARRGVPPMPIVDLLQASAETVIPGAGPLHGTTADEARVVYRWLTTGGTRMVRCSIPWAEPANAAGSWRAWLEKATTGHTPYAAIN; this is encoded by the coding sequence ATGTCCGCGCACCCGCAACTGTCCTTCGACGAGCTCCTCACCACCGAGGAAGTCCCGCTGCACGAGGTGACCTTCGTCGTCGTCGACCTGGAGACCACCGGTGGTGACCGCGACGGGGACGCGGTCACCGAGATCGGTGCCGTCAAGGTCCGCGGCGGTGAAGTGCTCGGCGAGTTCGCCACGCTGGTGAACCCGGATCGCGGCATTCCGCCCTCGATCGTGTCGATCACCGGCATCACCGAGGCGATGGTCGTCGACGCGCCCCGCTTCGACGCGGTGCTGCCGGCCTTCCTGGAGTTTTGCCGCGGCAGCGTGCTGGTGGCGCACAACGCCCCGTTCGACATCGGGTTCCTCCGCGCCAACTGCGATCGGCTCGGCCTGCGGTGGCCGAAGCCGCAGGTGGTGGACACCGTTCGGCTGTCCCGCCGGGTGCTGACCCGCGACGAGACGCCCAACCACAAGCTCGGCACGCTGGCGCGAGTGCTCAACGCCCGCACCGTTCCCGTGCACCGCGCGCTGGACGACGCTCGCGCCACGGTCGACGTGCTGCACGCCCTGCTGGAGCGCGTCGGTCCGCTCGGGGTGCGAACGCTGGAAGACCTGCTCGGCCACCTGCCGGACGTCACGCCGCAGCAGCGGCGCAAGCGCGGCCTCGCCGACGGTCTGCCGAACTCGCCGGGCGTCTACCTGTTCCGCGGCCCGAAGGATGAGGTGCTCTACGTCGGCACCGCGACCGACCTGCGGCGGCGGGTCCGGCAGTACTTCACCGCCGGGGAGCGGCGCAGCCGGATCAAGGAGATGGTGACGATCTCCGAGCGGGTCGACCACGTGGTGTGCGCCCACCCGCTGGAGGCGGAGGTCCGGGAACTGCGGCTGCTCGCCGCGCACCAGCCGCGCTACAACCGGCGTTCGAAGTTCCCGCAGCGCGCCTGGTGGGTGGTGCTGACCGACGAACCGTTCCCGCGCCTGTCGGTGGTCCGGATCCCGAAACCCGATGCGCTGGGTCCGTTCAGCTCGCGCCAAGCCGCCGCCGACGCCGTCGAGGCGCTCCAGTCCGCCACGACCGTGCGGCGGTGCGCTGAACGCATCTCGGCGCGCGAACCCAGCGGCCGGCCTTGCGCCCTGTACGAGCTGGAGCGCTGCGGCGCGCCCTGTGCGGGCCGTCAGAGCGCCGAGGAGTACGAGCCCGCAGTGATCTCCATCCGGGACGTCATCCGCGGCCGCAGCGCCGATCTGCTGGACCGGCTGCGCGACGAACTCGACCGGCTGTCCGCCGCGCAACGCTTCGAAGACGCCGCCGTGCACCGCGACCAACTGGCAACGCTCGTGCGCTCGCTGGACCGCGGGCACCGCCTGGCCGCCCTGACCAGCGTGCCCGAGCTCGTAGCGGCCCGGCCGGACGGCCGAGGCGGCTGGCACCTGTCGGTGATCCGGCACGGGCGACTCGCCGCCGCGGGCACCGCCCGGCGCGGCGTCCCGCCGATGCCGATCGTGGATCTGCTGCAGGCGTCGGCGGAGACCGTGATCCCCGGTGCGGGACCGCTGCACGGCACGACCGCCGACGAGGCACGGGTCGTCTACCGCTGGCTGACCACCGGCGGCACCCGCATGGTCCGCTGCAGCATCCCGTGGG